In Gigantopelta aegis isolate Gae_Host chromosome 6, Gae_host_genome, whole genome shotgun sequence, the following are encoded in one genomic region:
- the LOC121374943 gene encoding mitogen-activated protein kinase 15-like, with the protein MMLYFSETDLHNVIKRGNILKDVHKRYIMYQLFKATKYLHSGNVIHRDQKPSNILLDSECVVKLCDFGLARSLTQIGMDETGDPNLTEYVATRWYRAPEILLASHKYTKGVDMWSLGCILGEMLLGKPVFPGTSTLNQIERIMSSIATPSRADIDSIGSAYGTSVLEKACMKGRKKFEDLIPDAPADGLDLMKRLLHFNPDKRVTAEEALKHPYVERFHNPSEEHTLDYDVVPPISDETQLTVDEYRSKLYEMIMQKKAERRRRRREEAQKAQKAVQLAQIAQRTQDEIPPAEPEVGMEENSPKGVSPKSMAKHVSAENYRHQSSFTGVAFGRTTHDGHHKGSKTVLTRQRSYEHLQGPSNNMGHEPYPPIGMSQKNRQTSAPPAAGLRGRPISGTYARQGNPMITRDDRSGLTVTSSRMVPGQRPTSANVPRPKPLYGRKQFSNAVNHPSVGAHKATFGSYTQSYGTISSSGLAALQTKKT; encoded by the exons ATGATGTTATATTTTTCAGAAACTGACCTGCATAATGTAATCAAGCGAGGGAACATTCTGAAGGATGTACACAAGAGATACATAATGTACCAACTGTTTAAAGCGACAAAATACCTTCATTCTGGGAATGTCATTCACAGAGATCAAAAG CCCTCTAACATCCTGTTGGACAGTGAATGCGTGGTGAAGCTGTGTGATTTCGGCCTCGCTCGATCCCTCACACAAATTGGCATGGACGAGACGGGTGACCCGAATCTGACAGAATATGTTGCTACCCGGTGGTACAGAGCCCCAGAGATTCTCCTGGCTTCACACAA gTACACTAAGGGTGTGGACATGTGGAGTTTAGGCTGTATTCTGGGTGAGATGTTGCTAGGGAAGCCAGTGTTTCCCGGCACGTCGACACTGAATCAGATCGAGAGAATCATGTCCTCTATAGCTACACCATCACGAGCAG ACATTGATAGTATAGGTTCAGCGTATGGAACTTCTGTTTTAGAGAAAGCTTGCATGAA AGGCAGGAAAAAGTTTGAAGACCTCATTCCTGATGCACCAGCCGATGGTCTCGACTTGATGAAACGATTACTTCACTTCAACCCGGATAAACGTGTTACTGCTGAAGAAGCTCTCAAACACCCCTACGTCGAGAG ATTTCATAACCCATCAGAAGAGCACACACTGGACTACGACGTCGTTCCTCCCATCAGTGACGAGACACAGCTCACGGTAGATGAATACAGGAGCAAGCTATATGAG ATGATAATGCAGAAGAAAGCCGAGCGGCGGCGGAGACGAAGGGAAGAGGCTCAGAAGGCTCAGAAAGCTGTCCAGCTAGCTCAGATAGCTCAGCGGACCCAGGATGAAATACCACCGGCAGAACCGGAGGTGGGCATGGAGGAGAACTCACCCAagggagtgtcacccaagtccATGGCGAAACACGTATCTGCCGAGAACTACAGACACCAGTCCTCATTCACAG GTGTAGCATTTGGTAGAACGACACACGATGGTCATCACAAGGGCTCCAAGACCGTATTAACACGGCAGAGAAGTTACGAACATTTACAAGGTCCTTCCAACAATATGGGG CATGAGCCATACCCACCCATCGGTATGAGTCAGAAAAACCGCCAAACGTCGGCACCTCCCGCTGCAGGCTTGAGAGGCCGACCCATTTCAGGAACGTACGCTCGGCAGGGAAACCCAATGATAACGCGAGATGACAGATCAGGTCTGACAGTGACCAGCTCAAGAATG GTACCCGGTCAAAGGCCAACATCTGCGAACGTCCCTCGACCGAAACCATTGTACGGCAGGAAACAGTTCAGCAACGCTGTAAACCACCCGTCGGTGGGTGCCCACAAGGCGACATTTGGCAGCTACACGCAGTCGTACGGAACAATCTCATCAAGCGGGCTCGCTGCTCTTCAGACGAAGAAGACATGA